Sequence from the Bacteroidetes bacterium SB0662_bin_6 genome:
GACATACAGCGGACCGGGTATTTCGACGACTTCGCCGAGGGCAAGATGACCGGAAAGGAGTACACTTCCTATAAGAAGCGACGCGGAAAGCAAAGAGGAGACCGAGGAAACGATCAGGTTATCCTTGATGACGCCCATTACAGCCTTGCGCGCACGCTGCACACGGTCCTTCGCCCACATGAACAGGTACACTTCGCCGGAGTAGCCGAGTACATCCATGTTCAGCACCCGTTTGCGAATCATCACAGCGATGCATTGCCAGGAAGGCATCGACCAGATCCGCCCGTAAATCATGGCCTCCGTAACCGGAAGCAGAAAATACATGGCAAGCAGCAATACATAGAATGTCGGCTCGGACGGAAGCGCATGAAGCAGACGATCCCACCCGATTTTCCAGATCTGGTAAATCAGCACGCCGACAATCGCCACGAGGAAAACGCCTCGCAGAACACGTACCAGCCGTTTGCCGGCGTCTGTGGCGGCAAACGCCCGCCAGCGTTCCGAAATGGGAGGAAGTTTCATGGCTACCGGCCCGCGAGGGCATCAAGCGTGCGAACAAATTCGCGCGTGGTCGCTCGCGCATCGTGCCGCATGATTTCTCTCGGTTGCGGATCGAACGGGATGGGCAGCCGCTGCCCGAGTTCACGAGCATGGATGCAATCCGTCAAAAGACGCGCTACCGCTGCCTTATCCTGAAGCTGTATCCCGGTCCCGGTGCGCCGGAGCATTTCCCCCACTTCCGGATTCGGGGAGAGCGAGAGAATGGGGCGCCCCACCGCAAGATACTCGAAGATTTTTGCGGGAATGATATGGCGTCGGCGCATATCGGTGCTTACAAGCAAAAGATCGAACCGGCGAAGCGTGGAAAGCGCCCGTTCGAGTGGAACGGCATCCTCGCATACAAACCGCCCTTCCAGCCCGTGAGCACGGGCCCGCGCAGCGTCGGTCTCCGAGAGCGGCCCGAAAGAATGTACGCAAACACGCTCGGCGAGAGAGACTTGCTGCTTCTGAAGTTCGGCCAGCGCATCCATGATGGGCGCAGCGGGCGACATGGCGCGAAAACGTCCGAAAAAGCCGATGCGCAACATGGACGAGTAGGCCGGAAGAACATCTTGCCGATGGATATCGCCCTCTATAGCAATGGGATCGTCGAAAACATCCGGATCGAAACTGTTTCCAATGACGACCATCGCAGGATCAAGGCGGGCATAGCATTCCTGGTATGCATCGGCTACCTGCCGCGTTTGAAACATGAGTACATCCGCCCCTGCTACCACCCGGCGTTCCGCATTTCTGTCAATGCGTTTGACCCAGGCCCATTTTTCCCTGGTGCGCACCTCGGACAGCGTCCAGGGATCGCGAAAATCCGCGATGTACGGGACGCCGAGCCGCCTGCTCAACCACTGCCCTGCCACCAGGCCGGACCAGGGATCGCCGGTGGCCCAGACGACCTGCGGATCGACTTCGGCCGCTTGCCGCAGCATCTTCCCGAATTTTGCGGCAAAAAGAGGAAGCCAGGTATCTACGGGAAACTGCCGGTCCAGTGCGGCAATCCATGAAGCCGGCGCTCTCTGGCGGGATCTGCCCCCTTTTCCCGACGGCGCTCCCAACTGGCTCTCGGACCGGAACGTACGGTCTATGGGCGATGCAATGCTCAGCACGCGAACGTCCTTTAGAAGATGCGCCTCTTTGCCGGTGAGTTTCGCCCCTGGAGATGCAATAGTCAGAATCGTCGGCTCCCAGCCGAATTCACGCAGATGAATGGCAAACCGGAACGGGCGCATGGACCCTACACGGCGGCGGGGCAGGAAGTAAGGCGCCAGTAGAAGAACTCTTTGGGGAGATGAAGGCACAGATCGTCGGCGATCAGGGAGCATGCCAGGCTAAAAGCCCGTACAAAGCGCGTCGAAAAATAAGGATTTTTTGAGGAAGTTTCGTATTGCGGGAGTATCTGCAGGAAAGGGTCGGCTTTCGATTCTCGCCGGAGGTTCGTTTATTACAGATATCTATGCAATAAACGCGTTCGACAAACGCCCGCCATACACGGCCTGACGAATGAATACATACGAGAAGATAAACATAGGCGATTCCTTTTCAACCACGCGCTTTCTATCCAAGGAAGATGTGCAGACGTTCGCGGACCTGACCGGGGACGACAATCCGATCCATGTAGACCCCGAATACGCCGCCACGACGCAATTCGAGCGGCCGATCGTACACGGTATCCTGCTGCTGGGCATCATCTCCAAAGTGCTTGGGCGGGATTTCCCGGGCCACGGTTGCATTGCCGCCTCCATTTCCTGCCGCTTTCTGCGCCCCGTGCCCGTAGGATCTGAAATCACGGTCGAGATCAAGATCAGCGAAAAGATCGAAAAGCGGAAACATGTCAGAAGCCGGGTATACGTCTACTATGAAGGGCGTCTGGCCGTGGGGGGTGAGGCTACCATTGTTCCTCCCTCTGAGGACAACGCAAGGGAAAATGGTGCAGCCTCCGACGT
This genomic interval carries:
- a CDS encoding glycosyltransferase family 4 protein, producing the protein MLPDRRRSVPSSPQRVLLLAPYFLPRRRVGSMRPFRFAIHLREFGWEPTILTIASPGAKLTGKEAHLLKDVRVLSIASPIDRTFRSESQLGAPSGKGGRSRQRAPASWIAALDRQFPVDTWLPLFAAKFGKMLRQAAEVDPQVVWATGDPWSGLVAGQWLSRRLGVPYIADFRDPWTLSEVRTREKWAWVKRIDRNAERRVVAGADVLMFQTRQVADAYQECYARLDPAMVVIGNSFDPDVFDDPIAIEGDIHRQDVLPAYSSMLRIGFFGRFRAMSPAAPIMDALAELQKQQVSLAERVCVHSFGPLSETDAARARAHGLEGRFVCEDAVPLERALSTLRRFDLLLVSTDMRRRHIIPAKIFEYLAVGRPILSLSPNPEVGEMLRRTGTGIQLQDKAAVARLLTDCIHARELGQRLPIPFDPQPREIMRHDARATTREFVRTLDALAGR
- a CDS encoding MaoC family dehydratase, producing the protein MNTYEKINIGDSFSTTRFLSKEDVQTFADLTGDDNPIHVDPEYAATTQFERPIVHGILLLGIISKVLGRDFPGHGCIAASISCRFLRPVPVGSEITVEIKISEKIEKRKHVRSRVYVYYEGRLAVGGEATIVPPSEDNARENGAASDVDQEEMAHAEN